A window of Acidimicrobiales bacterium contains these coding sequences:
- a CDS encoding dodecin family protein, which yields MAESVYTVVELIGTSTKSWEKAAAAAVTKASQSLRDLRVAEVVELDMQLENGKVSAYRAKVKVSFKYEASSKSPAKKKAASRRS from the coding sequence ATGGCAGAGAGCGTGTACACCGTGGTCGAGCTCATCGGGACGAGTACGAAGTCATGGGAGAAGGCGGCCGCAGCGGCGGTGACGAAGGCATCGCAGTCGCTACGTGATCTTCGGGTGGCCGAGGTCGTCGAGCTCGACATGCAGCTCGAGAACGGGAAGGTCTCGGCATACCGCGCCAAGGTCAAGGTCTCGTTCAAGTACGAGGCGAGTTCAAAGTCTCCGGCAAAGAAGAAGGCTGCCTCCCGCCGGAGCTGA